Below is a genomic region from Rhinatrema bivittatum chromosome 8, aRhiBiv1.1, whole genome shotgun sequence.
ccgtcgtttagtgatataccatcacaacggtttacaaataggcacatgaatAAATTCGAAATGGATTGtactttaaccagagggtgccgaagttgttcagatacatgattcaaatattataagctatatgtaatgTGTATTGAAAATCCCTTATGGGCTAACCATATATGCGATACACTGTAATTCTTTAGCTTAATATTTAAATGTGATAAAAAACGCATATATGTTCTCTGGTGACTTTTGCctgtgtataagtccttttcttgtttcttcgtactacctattccccattctcactttgaaaagcttttttgaaaagctgGGTGTGCAACTACACTCGTTCAGTGCTTGCGATAAGAAAAAGCCAGAGCTGCTGCTGAGAAATATGTACATTTGGCTATTTAAGCTGTTACTGCACAGCTAGTTGCTTCCGGAtactttagagcagtggttttcTACCCAGTCCTCAGGCCCAGTcctcaggttttcaagataaccacaatgaatatgcatgacataggtTTGCATACGATGGAtttagtgtgcatgcaaatctatgtcatgcatattcattgtggatattctgaaaaccagatggGTTGGGTGAGTCCTGAGGACTGACTTGAGAACCTCCTGCTTTAGAAAGatgtctaacttttttttttttctccctacaTAGAGTACCACTGTCTTGTGATTGTTCATTCTGGATCAACGTGCTAGCACCATGCCTGGCCTGAAACATATCTCCGGATTTTTGCTTGCTTTTCTTACGCTGCTGTGTTTGCTGCCGACGGCGGAGGCCATGGATGGGGGAGACGCAGTGGCTGTTCTGCTAGGCGTTACTATCAGCATCTTTGGCTTTTGTGTCTGCCTAGGATATTATGCAAGGAAAAGAAACGATCAGCTATAATTTTGGGAAGAAaagggggatggagggaagggggttcTGGTTAATACTTACACTGTTGTGTAGTGGGGCCTACAAGGAGCCTAAAATGCAGAaaccctgaatttttttttaaaaaggtgattGATTCATTGTCCTTGTTAGGAGTCTTATAGCCACACAGTTTTGAGCTGATGTGAGTGAGGCACATAGTGATCTTCTGACTCTCTGTGTAAGCCAGGCCCTTATTTTAATCCCAACCGCCTCGGCAttggtaggaaaaaaaaaccattaacAGTTTTTTGAGGATCCGCTTTATACGTGACTGGCAATACACTTCTCAAGCATTTTAAATTTATGTCCTAGCGTCTGTGTTATGGAATGAGAGTTCCCATTCGTTAACTGACAAGGATGACAAAGGCACTCTAGGGATACTGAAGATGTACTGGGCGGAAATAAGGAAATAAGAGGGAAGTATCAAAGCCTCAGACCCCCCTGGGACGCCTTCAGAAAAATGCAAGAAATTGAGAGAGAAACAATAATAGGAAGTCTCTGGAAAGAAGGaatacattcttttttttatgtCTAGATATCTCTAAAGCATAAGTTGAAGGTCAAAATTTAGCTACTTGCTGTTAggtttaataaacatttttcccagcTAAGTTGCCAAGAGAGCCTAAAATTGATTGCAGGCTAATTAGCCTCTGCTTTGCTGAGACAGCATGCTCAGTCTAGacgtaaaaaaaaatctttcatttataatATTTAACTtatactatgtgtgtgtgtaatacaGAAAAGGATTACTGTTTGTGTCAATAATATGTTACATTCAGCTAGAGGTGGCTTAGGAAAGCAGGGGCACCTGGGATTCTGTAACCCAACATCAATATTGCCATTCTATTAAAAGATTATTAGAAAATTAAATGCAGGGCTGGGTGTTACTTTAATATGTGTTGGTGAAAAGTTTATATacagttttgttgttttttttttgcattctagTCTAGCAAGAGTAACAAGTAAAATTGAAGGTTTCTGACAATGTTTTGTATAGTCAACAAAGATTTTACCAATTCTGTTAACTAGCATTATGTAAATCTATTTTGTAGATTTCTAACAATTACTGTTGACAATTGTGTGACTGTCTAACTTAGTAAAAATCAAGTGCCTGATAAATGATCTCTCTTCACAGCAGTTCTCTGGAAACAAAATTGTAACTGTCATTTTGTTATGTCCAGTAAAGCAAACTACACTTCctggaatggaaaaaaaaccaaacccccaaAAGCATTTTCTATCTAGTTTTATGCATGAGAAGAGCACTCAAGGCCCTTCTCCAAAGGATGGTTGGGTTGAAATGATCCTAGCAGCCTGTATAGGATTTAAAAGAATGTTAGAAAGTTACTGTCTCCATAATTTTTGGCTTTTCAGCCGGGGTCGATTTTGGGGGGCTCACCAGTGCTCTAACACTGCTCCCTCTGCTGTGGCAGTAACAGGCCTGTCTACCCAAGCTATACTATAACCTCCTATCTGACAAAGAGGCGCCTAAGGACTTCATGCAGCACTTACAAGTACATTCTAATTAGGACTTCTGATCCTAAGGTTTTATGAACTGCAAATTTAGGGGTTTATTTTTCAGGCAATTAGCTATGTTTGGCGGGTATAAAAACTAGATGTGTATCAGGGTTTTTACTAGGCACATTTGTAGGTGGACTGCCCTCTCTTGCACACGTGCACACTCATGACCCCCCCTCTTTGGACTGTGGTAGGATGGGGTTCTCCATGGCCCCAGTGGGCTTCCCTATGGGTTATGGTAGGATAGGGGCCACTACAGCCCTGCTAGGCCTCTCTCCGGGCCCACTCCAATGACGACGTCTGGCTGCTACAGGATGCTGCCTCTTAATTACAGCGGCTGGATACTGTTGTCAGAGCGCCTCCACGGCAGGCTTACTTTTTCTGGTtaacacccccgccccccccccaaaaaaaacaacacatttttCTCATCAGGGGTGTTTTTTAATCTGGGTTTTTCATTTTTAACCAAAAATCAGATGCCCTAGTTATAATCCTCTTGGTGCTGAAATGGTGATT
It encodes:
- the LOC115097163 gene encoding small integral membrane protein 30-like — its product is MPGLKHISGFLLAFLTLLCLLPTAEAMDGGDAVAVLLGVTISIFGFCVCLGYYARKRNDQL